CCGCCACGACCAACGTCGTTTCTCCTTTCACTTCATGAGTATCATACCATTTTTGAAGGTCGGAAAGATAGCCCCTGCGCGCCTGTTCGAATTTTTTCGTAAGCTCCACGCAGACCGCGGCGCAGCGGTCGCCCAATATTTCATGCGCCGCGCCCAGCAGCGCCGCCAGGCGGAACGGCGACTCGAAGAAGACCAGCGTATGAGGAGAGTCTCGTTCCATTTCGAGAAAACGGGCACGCGCACCGGGCTTCCGCGGCGGAAATCCTTTGAATGTGTAACTGGATGTCGGCAACCCGGAGACAAGCAACGCCACATGCACCGCGCTGGGTCCGGGTACTGCCACAATTTCGTGGCCGGCCTCGATGCTGGCACTGATCACGCGGTAGCCCGGGTCGCTGATGCCCGGGCAACCACCCTCGCTGCACAGGGCTACGGCAACACCCGCGTCGAGCAGGCCCAGAATCCGCTTGGCCGCGTGTTCCTCGTTATGCTCATGACACGAAAACCACGTCCTGGGCCGCGGGATGTCATAGCGCTCGAACAGGCGCGGCGTCACGCGCGTGTCCTCGCACGCGACCGCGCCCACCTCTCCCAGCACGCGCACGGCGCGGAAGCTGAGGTCTTCCAGGTTGCCGATCGGCGTCGCAATAACGTAAAGCGTGCCCACGTGCGTCTTCCCCAAGCCCAGATTCGCGCTGGAACCTAGGCTTCGATTTGCGGCTTGAAAACGGCGATGTCCGCCTCTTGAAAAACGCTGACCAGGCGCCCGAACATCGTTTCGTCTTCGTAGGTTCCCACAATAGCTCCGCCGGAACCCGCGAATTTCGCGTGCGCCCCTACGCTGCGCGCGCGCTCGACCATGTCGACATTGCGCGGGTCCAACTTATAGATCGAACGACGGCGCTCGAAGTTCGCATCCATAAGCGGCCCAATTTCGCGGCCGCGCCCCGCCAGAATCAGCGCGCGCGCCTCCGCGGCGTAGCCGGCGAAATCTTTCATCGCCTGCACCAATTCCGGGTCGCCGCGCAGCCAGCGCTCGCGGATGTTGTTATGGAACGTTTCCGAGCCTTCTCCAAGGTCCCGCTGATACGCAACGAACAGCGGCGGCAACAGACGGCAGTCGATCTCTTCATAGACCCCGTGCCCCTGACTCTCCATGATTGTCCGGTCAAAGTCCATGTACACGCAGCCTTCGTACACCTGAATGACCCGGTCCTGAAGGCCCGCGGAAATGCTCAATTCCTCCGTCTCGACGCTCAGTATCAGGTTAGGCAGTACTGCCTTCGGTATCTCGACCTCGTAGTACTCCATGAGGCAGCGCAACGTCGCCGTAACCAGCGCGCTCGAGCCCGCCAGCCCCAGGCGCCGCGGGATGGTCGACCGGTAGCGGACCGAGAAGCTCTTGGGCGCCAGCGCCAGCTTGTGCTGGTCACAGTATTCCACGAACTTGCGTATCGACGCCTTCATCAGGCGGATGCCGCCATAGTAGCCATTCGCCTTGACGTCCCGCGCCAGTTCCCGGACGGAATCATAGCGTGACCGGTCTTGAAAACTGGGCACAATCTCGACCTCGGGATGTTCGTACAGGCTCACCTTCGCCGAGAAATCCCGGATCACAAAGCTGATAGTCTTGCCGAAGTAGCCGTCTGACGGATTTCCAATCAGCCCGGCACGGGCATACGCTACCGCTTCACATGCCATCCGCATCTCCTTGAAAATGGAAGATTCTGAGCATACGAAAGCGTTAACGGCAATGCAAATGCACCGGATTTGCCCCATTTTGCCCAGGTAACCCGCGTTTGGTGGCGCGGCAAGTCGCGATCGTGATATGAAGGGTGCTCCAATCGGAAGAGGTTCTTATGGTCGGCGGAATACTGAACGGTTTCGACATCGTGACACGGCATCTCATCATGGAGAAGGACCTGAACGCTGAAGGGCATCTCTTCGGCGGCGCAATGCTGGCCTGGCTCGATGAGGCGACGGGCGTCTACGTCATGGAAAAGATCGGCTACCCGGATTTTGTCACGGTCGGGCTGGACGACGTATATTTCAAGGCGCCGGGGCACCGCGGCGACGTCATTACCATCTACTGCAGGATTGTGAAGACCGGCGCTTCGTCCATCACGGCGGAGACCAAGGCGGTCAACCACGAATTGCGCACGGGCGTGGACCGCGAGATCATCACCTGTCATTTCACGTTCGTGTGTCTCAAAGACCACAAGGCATATCCGTATTTCAAAAGTCCCGAGTACCGGAATTGGTTGAAACGGCAGCAGGCCGCCGGCCGCCCGAAAACGCGGCGGCGCGCCCCGTGAGGACCAGGAGACCCCTTATGACAACCGTAATGAATCGTCGAGGCTTTCTGTGCGCCGCGGCGGCAGGCGCGGGCGCGGCCGTCACCTCCAGCGCGCTGGCCCAAACGCCCGCGCAGCGCTACCAGGAGTCGATCAGCCCTTGGCCTCTTGCGCTCAACGCAAGCACAATCCGGCCCACGCCGCCGCTGGACAAGATTCGCGTCGCCGCGGAAACCGGGTGGGATGCCATCGAGCTGTGGATCAACGATCTGGAGCAAATCGAAGACGAAGGCGGCAACCTGAAGGATGTAGCCAAACAAATCCAGGACCTCGGCCTCTTTGTCCCGAACATCATTGGCCTGTGGGACTGCCTGCCGCCGACGCCGGCAGCCTTCAACGAGTCCCTCGTGAAGACGCGCGAGCGCATGTGCCGCGCCGCGGATATCGGCTCGCATTTCGTCGCGGCCATTCCGTCGCCGGACCGCCCCGATTTCGACCTGAAATGGGGCGCGGAGTGTTACCGGCGCCTGCTTGATATCGGGCGCAACGACTACGGGATCACCGTCGCGTTCGAGTTTGTCGGGTTCATGAAGGGCGTACACCGGCTCGGTCAGGCTGCGGCCATTGCGCTCGACGCGGACCACCCGGACGCCTGCCTCATCTGCGACACGTTCCACTTGTACCGGGGCGGCTCGGGATTCCACGGCATACGGCACGTCGCACCCACGCTTATCGCCAATTTCCATTGGAATGACATGCCCGCGGACGTGCCCCAGTTCGAGGGCAAAGACGAACACCGCCTCTATCCCGGCGAGGGTATCCTGCCGCTGAACCAGGCGCTGCAGGACCTGAAGGCCATCGGTTATGCGCGCACGCTCTCGCTCGAACTGTTCCGCCGCGAGCATTGGGAACAAGACCCGAAGGCCGTGGCCGAGACCGGTCTACGCAAGATGCGAGACAATATTGCCGCCGCGGGCGTATAAGAGGGCTCGGGGCGGGGCGCGCCCTTAGCGCGCCTCGGCCCCCGTTCCGGATACGCCGTATTTCGCGAGTGCGTCGCGCGCCGGGCGGCATTCCGGATTAATGCGCAAGGCGTGACGCCAGTCTTGGACAGCCGCCACGGTGTGGCCCGCCTGTTCGTGGGCCAGCCCGCGCAACAGCAGCGCCTGCTCGTTATCGGGGTCCTTCGCCACAATAGCATCAAGCAATGCGATGGCCTTGATGGGGTCGCCGCCCTGACTGCGCTCCGCAAACACGAAGGGCTTCACTTCGGTGAGCCGCGCCCTCAAGTTATCCGGGTCCAGTTCCAGCGCCCGGGCAAGCGCCGAGTCCATCAGTTTCCGGTACTTCTTCGCCTGGTAACCGGTGCGGATCATGACGCCGTACACGTCCGCGCGGATCCGCTGCGTTTCCGACGTTTCCGGCAGTCCATCGAGGCATCCGAGGGCTTCCCCGGCCGCGGCGTCGATCTGTGCGCCCAGCGCGCGCCGCGCCGCGCGGTCTTCCGGCGGCAACGCTTCAAATTCGATGCGCCGCAATTCCGCGAGCAGCAGCAGGCTGCGCACGAACCACTCCCTCCGCGCCGGGTCGGCCAGCGCTTCCGCGTCCGCACGCTGCGCCTCAACCAGCGCCGCTGCCGCCGCGGCGTCATAACGGCATTGCGCGTCGCGCAGGCCGTCCTCGACCGCGCCCGGACTCGCCGGTTGCGTCAGCAGCAGGACAAGCAGCGGGATCATGACGGGCGGCTCTCCGCACATCCGGCAAACAGGCAATCGGCGACGGCCTGAAACAGGCGCTCTTCTTCACGGCGGAAGAAGTGGTCGCATCCATCCAGTTTGCGGTATGTCTTGGGCGGCTGCAACGCCGCATATTCGTCAAGAAATGATTCCAGCGCGAATGCGAAATCATCTTCGCCAAAGAAAAAGCACTTGGGCGCTGCGCACGCGCGAAACGCCGCCAGCGGCACGCGGCGCACGGGCGGGCTGACGCCGATCACACAGGCAGGGTCCGCAGCCGCGGCCAGCATGCCCGCGATCACCGCGCCAAGCGAATACCCGATAATGACCCGCCGCGCGCCGGGCAGCCACCGGCCCAGCGCATGGAACGCGCCCGCCGCATCGGGGAGCAGTTCTTCGTAG
The sequence above is drawn from the Candidatus Hydrogenedentota bacterium genome and encodes:
- the rsmI gene encoding 16S rRNA (cytidine(1402)-2'-O)-methyltransferase → MGTLYVIATPIGNLEDLSFRAVRVLGEVGAVACEDTRVTPRLFERYDIPRPRTWFSCHEHNEEHAAKRILGLLDAGVAVALCSEGGCPGISDPGYRVISASIEAGHEIVAVPGPSAVHVALLVSGLPTSSYTFKGFPPRKPGARARFLEMERDSPHTLVFFESPFRLAALLGAAHEILGDRCAAVCVELTKKFEQARRGYLSDLQKWYDTHEVKGETTLVVAGRHPKFERAVGAAGFQGGMRPAEE
- a CDS encoding GHMP kinase, yielding MACEAVAYARAGLIGNPSDGYFGKTISFVIRDFSAKVSLYEHPEVEIVPSFQDRSRYDSVRELARDVKANGYYGGIRLMKASIRKFVEYCDQHKLALAPKSFSVRYRSTIPRRLGLAGSSALVTATLRCLMEYYEVEIPKAVLPNLILSVETEELSISAGLQDRVIQVYEGCVYMDFDRTIMESQGHGVYEEIDCRLLPPLFVAYQRDLGEGSETFHNNIRERWLRGDPELVQAMKDFAGYAAEARALILAGRGREIGPLMDANFERRRSIYKLDPRNVDMVERARSVGAHAKFAGSGGAIVGTYEDETMFGRLVSVFQEADIAVFKPQIEA
- a CDS encoding acyl-CoA thioesterase; protein product: MVGGILNGFDIVTRHLIMEKDLNAEGHLFGGAMLAWLDEATGVYVMEKIGYPDFVTVGLDDVYFKAPGHRGDVITIYCRIVKTGASSITAETKAVNHELRTGVDREIITCHFTFVCLKDHKAYPYFKSPEYRNWLKRQQAAGRPKTRRRAP
- a CDS encoding sugar phosphate isomerase/epimerase, translating into MTTVMNRRGFLCAAAAGAGAAVTSSALAQTPAQRYQESISPWPLALNASTIRPTPPLDKIRVAAETGWDAIELWINDLEQIEDEGGNLKDVAKQIQDLGLFVPNIIGLWDCLPPTPAAFNESLVKTRERMCRAADIGSHFVAAIPSPDRPDFDLKWGAECYRRLLDIGRNDYGITVAFEFVGFMKGVHRLGQAAAIALDADHPDACLICDTFHLYRGGSGFHGIRHVAPTLIANFHWNDMPADVPQFEGKDEHRLYPGEGILPLNQALQDLKAIGYARTLSLELFRREHWEQDPKAVAETGLRKMRDNIAAAGV